The segment GTCTGTTAGACATGGTGTTAGTCTGCCACAGGCCGACAGGGGACACTGGTCTGTTAGACATGGTGTTAGTCTGCCACAGGCCGACAGGGGACACtggtctgtgtctctctctctctctgtctgtctgtctgtgtgacctGAAGGCAGCAGATCGATGAGAGCCCTGATGGATTGTTAGGAAAATGTCTCCACTAATGTCAGGAATGTACCATTAGATCTAATGTCAGGAATGTACCATAAGTATGTAATGGGCCGGGCCAAACCACCGGCACAGAGCTGGGAATAGTTCTGGAGTGCGCCGGTCCACTGCATGTAGACGCAGCGGTTAGTCTGCCACAGGCCGACAGGGGACACTGGTCTGTTAGACATGGTGTTAGTCCGCCACAGGCCGACAGGGGACACTGGTCTGTTAGACATGGTGTTAGTCTGCCACAGGCCGACAGGGGACACTGGTCTGTTAGACATGGTGTTAGTCCGCCACAGGCCGACAGGGGACACTGGTCTGTTAGACATGGTGTTAGTCTGCCACAGGCCGACAGGGGACACTGGTCCGTTACACATGGTGTTAGTCCTCCACAGGGGACACAGGTCTGTTAGACATGGTGTTAGTCCGCCACAGGCCTGTTACATGGGGTCCTCCACACTGGTCTGTTAGACATGGTGTTAGTCCTCCACAGGTCTGTTAGACATGGTGTTAGTCCTCCACAGGCCGACAGGGGACACTGGTCTGTTACACATGGTGTTAGTCCGCCACAGGCCGACAGGGGACACTGGTCTGTTAGACATGGTGTTAGTCCTCCACATGCCGACAGGGGACACTGGTCTGTTAGACATGGTGTTAGTCCTCCACAGGCCGACAGGGGACACTGGTCTGTTAGACATGGTGTTAGTCCTCCACAGGCCGACATGGGGACACTGGTCCGTTACACATGGTGTTAGTCCTCCACAGGTCTGTTAGACATGGTGTTAGTCCGCCACAGGCCGACAGGGGACACTGGTCTGTTAGACATGGTGTTAGTCCTCCACAGGTCTGTTAGGTCTGTTAGACATGGTGTTAGTCCGCCACAGGCCGAGGAGGGACACTGGTCTGTTAGACATGGTGTTAGTCTGCCACAGGCCGACAGGGGACACTGGTCTGTTAGACATGGTGTTAGCCTGCCACAGGCCGAGAGGGACACTGGTCTGTTAGACATGGTGTTAGTCCGCCACAGGCCGAGACAGGGACACTGGTCTGTTAGACATGGTGTTAGTCCTCCACAGGCCGACAGGGGACACTGGTCTGTTAGACATGGTGTTAGTCTGCCACAGGCCGACAGGGGACACTGGTCTGTTAGACATGGTGTTAGTCCTCCACAGGTCTGTTAGACATGGTGTTAGTCCTCCACAAGCCGACAGGGGACACTGGTCTGTTACACATGGTGTTAGTCCTCCACAGGCCGACAGGGGACACTGGTCTGTTAGACATGGTGTTAGTCCTCCACATGCCGACAGGGGACACTGGTCTGTTAGACATGGTGTTAGTCCTCCACAGGCCGACAGGGGACACTGGTCTGTTAGACATGGTGTTAGTCCTCCACAGGCCGACAGGGGACACTGGTCCGTTACACATGGTGTTAGTCCTCCACAGGTCTGTTAGACATGGTGTTAGTCCGCCACAGGCCGACAGGGGACACTGGTCTGTTAGACATGGTGTTAGTCCTCCACAGGTCTGTTAGACATGGTGTTAGTCCGCCACAGGCCGAGAGGGGACACTGGTCTGTTAGACATGGTGTTAGTCTGCCACAGGCCGACAGGGGACACTGGTCTGTTAGACATGGTGTTAGCCTGCCACAGGCCGAGAGGGGACACTGGTCTGTTAGACATGGTGTTAGTCCGCCACAGGCCGAGAGGGGACACTGGTCTGTTAGACATGGTGTTAGTCTGCCACAGGCCGACAGGGGACACTGGTCTGTTAGACATGGTGTTAGTCTGCCACAGGCCGACAGGGGACACTGGTCTGTTAGACATGGTGTTAGTCCTCCACAGGTCTGTTAGACATGGTGTTAGTCCTCCACAGGCCGACAGGGGACACTGGTCTGTTACACATG is part of the Perca flavescens isolate YP-PL-M2 chromosome 9, PFLA_1.0, whole genome shotgun sequence genome and harbors:
- the LOC114562184 gene encoding eukaryotic translation initiation factor 3 subunit A-like isoform X1; this encodes MVLVCHRPTGDTGLLDMVLVLHRPTGDTGLLDMVLVLHMPTGDTGLLDMVLVLHRPTGDTGLLDMVLVLHRPTGDTGPLHMVLVLHRSVRHGVSPPQAERGHWSVRHGVSPPQAERGHWSVRHGVSLPQADRGHWSVRHGVSLPQADRGHWSVRHGVSPPQADRGHWSVTHGVSPPQADRGHWSVRHGVSPPHADRGHWSVRHGVSPPQADRGHWSVRHGVSPPQADRGHWSVRHGVSPPQADRGHWSVRHGVSPPQVC
- the LOC114562184 gene encoding eukaryotic translation initiation factor 3 subunit A-like isoform X2 — protein: MVLVCHRPTGDTGLLDMVLVRHRPTGDTGLLDMVLVLHRSVRHGVSPPQAERGHWSVRHGVSLPQADRGHWSVRHGVSLPQAERGHWSVRHGVSPPQAERGHWSVRHGVSLPQADRGHWSVRHGVSLPQADRGHWSVRHGVSPPQADRGHWSVTHGVSPPQADRGHWSVRHGVSPPHADRGHWSVRHGVSPPQADRGHWSVRHGVSPPQADRGHWSVRHGVSPPQADRGHWSVRHGVSPPQVC